In Halobaculum rubrum, the following are encoded in one genomic region:
- a CDS encoding NUDIX hydrolase — MTEPETTYVGKACAYITRGGSQLLVFEGPGHDGLQIPKGTIESGERPRSALFREVREESGLATLSSVDKLATDVWSRRDSPPKAYVRHFYHASVHEPRDGWTHVVRDGGDEHGSEFEFSWIGVEEARERGFALDLDDYVHRLSGLANARARAEPAD, encoded by the coding sequence ATGACCGAGCCGGAGACCACGTACGTCGGGAAGGCGTGCGCGTACATCACTCGCGGCGGCTCGCAGCTACTGGTGTTCGAGGGACCGGGACACGACGGGCTCCAGATCCCGAAAGGAACGATCGAATCCGGCGAACGCCCGCGGAGCGCGCTGTTCCGGGAGGTACGCGAGGAGAGCGGGCTGGCGACGCTTTCGAGCGTCGATAAGCTGGCGACCGACGTGTGGAGCCGCCGTGACTCGCCGCCGAAGGCGTACGTACGGCACTTCTATCACGCGAGCGTTCACGAGCCCCGCGACGGCTGGACCCACGTCGTCCGCGACGGCGGCGACGAGCACGGTAGCGAGTTCGAGTTCTCGTGGATCGGCGTCGAGGAGGCGCGCGAGCGCGGCTTCGCGCTCGACCTGGACGACTACGTCCACCGGCTCTCCGGGCTGGCGAACGCGCGGGCGAGAGCGGAGCCAGCGGACTGA
- a CDS encoding glycoside hydrolase family 15 protein, giving the protein MRLRTALNDYKRDREHGSAGTASTVHGALSGRGDRLVHVAPTGGIRDFSSALSGLSGIDRSRFGIETGERTYWFDELETVRQHYYRETTLVETEYDAGAFTVHQYDLTLGREHVTHVELRGSIPSEAHLVAFLTLAPEGQETRVGRLIHEGDGPVGGDAVEVFHREEHDFVTASTGLEDVRAQIPERFEELLDPDPIALPREGALNRYEDTHLSGDVVVAAPLERAGRGLRTTLVTALTDGDTERERALADLRECATDHADADELRTVARERGAVAVADDGPRRGTVRADMRALSLLEAPSGARIAGPEFDPFYRNSGGYGYTWLRDDARISQQLLETNEPLGLDLDPESLVRSARFYCETQQPDGSWPHRVWAVDGSLAPGWANAHVEGRVGSDEYQADQTAITVAFLATLLREHRDALSADDEREIRESVAAGVDSLQESRDEDGLPRRCQNLWEDMSGRFTHTAATFVEAYAAVARAPVDDALAERSRAAAEETFDALDALWDDGSGTYAVRLADGERDDRLDASTFSLVDALAAVDAVDGIDVGDDALDRVTDHVRASLDGLYRDPSESAVEGLIRYEGDEWRTDGQDGEKVWTLATAMGAGAAATLGGLLSDRGREDTGARLLDRAAELYGLIEDGGPLTTRMGYLPEQWYDDGTPDSATPLGYAHCFRLGVTATLAERDALPSAAAAPSAPTDRPRWTTGEKFGVGTVADHGDPDASRVWFTLTEGALTEVRFPRVDLMNLRTLDFIVSAAADDYTVRTHVEGQRSDEDTVERRVRPTADDALAYEHVITETGDGRGHEWELRVEYAVDPAHDALVADVDFRAADGSEYHVFAAADTALTNTGTRDRGLRLGQPGSHHLVARDPGAYTGERDDARLVDEDGDGYSVAVAMATADRFDWATVCAAGSDELAALFATGEVPRTRSSIDDDNVVLVGRLGAGRHTSETLSLGFARQADASAALGEAVGSLATGFEAVETAYHDSWRAFLEDRPLPEAVAGDDDLANQYRTALMTLRAVEDKTYLGASVASPSVPWGEAVHADEQKGYGYNFVWARDLYQVFTASLLTGDIDTAVDQLAYIYEYQQDEDGFIPQNTYLNGITRWGGEQMDNISFPAVMAYQLWKAGVDFADTLYDYEHVRRSADYVARNGPASGQERWEEEAGYSPSSIAAEIAGLACAGKLALEVGDDADALVWLALADRWTGEVETWTATDSGTGRHTHTPYYVRVTRDGDPEAGHLRTLANDGPRLDERDVIDAGFLELVRLGIKPWDDETVRNSVREVDDTIRVDLPAGVAFYRYNGDGYGERDEGDVGAPWSVENHGKGRLWPLLTGERGEYELRADPAETDREPDLEPTALLRTMERFANSGRMIAEQVWDRDYRTEYDWGYGEGTGSATPLAWSMAQFVRLAHGVDAGEPAETPAFVRERFLDRRLHDSDEKPALRVDTNFQGNTVVVSGETTGARVAVTTPVDSAVVDPEDGEFEATLDIGYGENDITVAAASDADLETAATTVTRFTV; this is encoded by the coding sequence ATGCGGCTGCGAACGGCACTCAACGACTACAAACGCGACCGGGAGCACGGCTCCGCCGGCACCGCGAGCACCGTCCACGGCGCGCTGTCCGGACGCGGCGACCGGCTCGTCCACGTCGCCCCTACGGGCGGGATACGCGACTTCTCGTCGGCGCTGTCCGGCCTCTCGGGCATCGACCGCTCCCGGTTCGGGATCGAGACTGGCGAGCGAACGTACTGGTTCGACGAGCTGGAGACGGTCCGTCAGCACTACTATCGGGAGACGACGCTGGTGGAGACGGAGTACGACGCCGGCGCGTTCACCGTCCATCAGTACGACCTCACGCTCGGGCGCGAGCACGTCACACACGTCGAACTGCGCGGGTCGATCCCGTCGGAGGCGCACCTCGTGGCCTTCCTCACGCTCGCGCCCGAGGGGCAGGAGACACGCGTCGGCCGGCTCATCCACGAGGGCGACGGCCCGGTCGGCGGCGACGCGGTGGAGGTGTTCCATCGCGAGGAACACGACTTCGTCACCGCCTCCACGGGCCTCGAGGACGTCCGAGCGCAGATCCCCGAGCGGTTCGAGGAGCTGCTCGATCCCGATCCCATCGCGCTCCCGCGGGAGGGCGCGCTCAACCGCTACGAGGACACGCACCTCAGCGGCGACGTGGTCGTCGCCGCGCCCTTAGAGCGTGCGGGTCGCGGGCTCCGGACGACGCTGGTGACCGCGCTGACCGACGGCGACACCGAGCGCGAGCGGGCCCTCGCCGACCTCCGCGAGTGCGCGACCGACCACGCCGACGCCGACGAACTCCGGACTGTCGCGCGCGAGCGCGGCGCCGTCGCGGTCGCGGACGACGGGCCGCGTCGGGGGACGGTCCGCGCCGACATGCGGGCGCTGTCGCTGCTTGAGGCGCCAAGCGGCGCCCGGATCGCCGGCCCGGAGTTCGACCCGTTCTACCGCAACTCCGGCGGCTACGGCTACACCTGGTTGCGCGACGACGCGCGTATCTCCCAGCAGCTGCTGGAGACCAACGAGCCGCTCGGGCTGGATCTGGACCCCGAGTCGCTCGTGAGAAGCGCTCGGTTCTACTGTGAGACCCAACAGCCCGACGGCTCCTGGCCCCACCGAGTGTGGGCGGTCGACGGGTCGCTCGCTCCCGGCTGGGCCAACGCGCACGTCGAGGGGCGCGTCGGCTCGGACGAGTATCAGGCCGATCAGACCGCGATCACCGTCGCGTTCCTCGCGACGCTCCTGCGTGAGCACCGCGACGCGCTGTCCGCCGACGACGAACGGGAGATCCGCGAGAGCGTCGCCGCCGGCGTCGACTCGCTCCAGGAGAGCCGCGACGAGGACGGGCTCCCCCGTCGCTGTCAGAACCTCTGGGAGGACATGTCGGGCCGGTTCACTCACACCGCCGCGACGTTCGTCGAGGCGTACGCCGCCGTCGCGCGCGCGCCGGTGGACGACGCACTCGCCGAGCGCTCGCGTGCGGCAGCCGAGGAGACGTTCGACGCGCTCGATGCGCTGTGGGACGACGGGAGCGGGACGTACGCGGTCCGGCTCGCCGACGGCGAACGGGACGACCGTCTGGACGCGTCGACGTTCTCGCTCGTCGACGCCCTCGCGGCCGTCGACGCCGTCGACGGGATCGATGTCGGGGACGACGCCCTCGACCGCGTGACCGATCACGTCCGGGCGTCGCTCGACGGGCTGTATCGCGACCCGAGCGAGTCGGCCGTCGAGGGGCTGATCCGCTACGAGGGCGACGAGTGGCGGACGGACGGGCAGGACGGCGAGAAGGTGTGGACGCTCGCGACCGCGATGGGCGCCGGCGCCGCCGCGACGCTCGGGGGGCTGCTGAGCGACCGCGGCCGCGAGGACACCGGCGCGCGACTGCTCGACCGGGCGGCGGAGCTGTACGGGCTGATCGAGGACGGCGGACCCCTGACGACGCGGATGGGCTACCTCCCGGAGCAATGGTACGACGACGGCACGCCCGACAGCGCGACGCCGCTCGGGTACGCCCACTGCTTCCGGCTGGGCGTGACCGCCACGCTCGCCGAGCGCGACGCCCTCCCCAGTGCGGCCGCGGCGCCGTCGGCGCCCACCGACCGGCCGCGGTGGACGACCGGCGAGAAGTTCGGCGTCGGCACCGTCGCCGACCACGGCGATCCGGACGCCTCGCGCGTCTGGTTCACGCTGACCGAGGGGGCGCTCACGGAGGTGCGGTTCCCCCGTGTGGACCTGATGAACCTTCGCACGCTGGATTTCATCGTCTCTGCGGCCGCCGACGACTACACGGTTCGGACGCACGTCGAAGGGCAGCGCAGCGACGAGGACACCGTCGAGCGACGTGTCCGGCCGACTGCGGACGACGCGCTGGCGTACGAGCACGTGATCACCGAGACGGGCGACGGTCGCGGCCACGAGTGGGAGCTCCGCGTCGAGTACGCGGTCGACCCGGCCCACGACGCGCTCGTCGCGGACGTCGACTTCCGCGCCGCCGACGGGAGCGAGTACCACGTGTTCGCGGCCGCGGACACGGCGCTCACGAACACGGGCACGCGCGACCGCGGCCTGCGCCTCGGCCAGCCGGGGAGCCACCACCTCGTCGCCCGCGACCCCGGCGCCTACACGGGCGAGCGGGACGACGCGCGGCTCGTCGACGAGGACGGCGACGGCTACTCCGTCGCCGTCGCGATGGCGACGGCCGACCGCTTCGACTGGGCGACCGTCTGTGCCGCCGGCAGCGACGAGCTGGCGGCGCTGTTCGCGACCGGCGAGGTGCCGCGGACGCGCTCGTCGATCGACGACGACAACGTCGTCCTCGTGGGTCGCCTCGGCGCCGGCAGACACACCAGCGAGACGCTGTCGCTCGGGTTCGCGCGGCAGGCCGACGCCTCGGCGGCGCTCGGCGAGGCGGTCGGATCGCTCGCGACCGGGTTCGAGGCGGTCGAGACGGCGTACCACGACTCCTGGCGAGCGTTCCTGGAGGACCGGCCGCTTCCCGAGGCCGTCGCCGGCGACGACGACCTCGCGAACCAGTACCGCACGGCGCTGATGACGCTGCGGGCCGTCGAGGACAAGACGTATCTCGGTGCCTCGGTCGCCTCGCCGTCGGTACCGTGGGGCGAGGCAGTCCACGCCGACGAGCAGAAGGGGTACGGCTACAACTTCGTGTGGGCGCGGGACCTGTATCAGGTGTTCACCGCCTCGCTGCTCACCGGCGACATCGACACTGCCGTCGACCAGCTGGCGTACATCTACGAGTACCAGCAGGACGAGGACGGCTTCATCCCGCAGAACACCTACCTCAACGGGATCACCCGCTGGGGCGGCGAGCAGATGGACAACATCTCGTTCCCGGCGGTGATGGCCTACCAGCTGTGGAAGGCGGGCGTCGACTTCGCGGACACGCTGTACGACTACGAGCACGTCCGTCGGTCGGCCGACTACGTCGCCCGCAACGGCCCCGCCAGCGGCCAGGAGCGCTGGGAGGAGGAGGCAGGCTACTCGCCGTCGTCGATCGCCGCAGAGATCGCCGGGCTGGCGTGCGCCGGGAAGCTCGCGCTGGAGGTCGGCGACGACGCCGACGCGCTCGTGTGGCTCGCGCTGGCCGACCGCTGGACCGGCGAGGTGGAGACGTGGACGGCCACCGACTCGGGTACCGGTCGCCACACGCACACGCCGTACTACGTCCGGGTCACCCGCGACGGCGACCCGGAGGCCGGCCACCTGCGGACGCTCGCCAACGACGGCCCGCGCCTCGACGAGCGCGACGTCATCGACGCCGGCTTCCTCGAACTCGTGCGCCTCGGGATCAAGCCGTGGGACGACGAGACGGTGCGCAACTCCGTGCGCGAGGTCGACGACACCATCCGGGTCGACCTGCCCGCCGGAGTCGCCTTCTACCGCTACAACGGCGACGGCTACGGCGAGCGCGACGAGGGCGACGTGGGCGCGCCGTGGTCGGTCGAGAACCACGGGAAGGGCCGCCTGTGGCCCCTCCTCACCGGCGAGCGCGGCGAGTACGAGCTTCGGGCGGATCCGGCCGAGACCGACCGCGAGCCCGACCTCGAGCCGACGGCCCTGCTGCGGACGATGGAGCGGTTCGCCAACTCCGGGCGGATGATCGCCGAGCAGGTGTGGGACCGCGACTACCGGACCGAGTACGACTGGGGCTACGGGGAGGGAACCGGGAGCGCGACGCCGCTGGCGTGGTCGATGGCGCAGTTCGTCCGCCTGGCACACGGCGTCGACGCCGGCGAGCCCGCCGAGACGCCGGCGTTCGTCCGCGAGCGCTTCCTCGATCGGCGGCTCCACGACAGCGACGAGAAGCCCGCGCTGCGCGTCGACACGAACTTCCAGGGGAACACGGTCGTCGTCTCGGGCGAGACCACCGGCGCGCGCGTCGCCGTGACGACGCCCGTCGACTCGGCGGTCGTCGACCCCGAGGACGGCGAGTTCGAGGCGACCCTCGACATCGGCTACGGCGAGAACGACATCACCGTCGCCGCCGCCAGCGACGCCGATCTGGAGACGGCTGCGACCACCGTCACCAGGTTCACCGTCTGA
- a CDS encoding metal-dependent hydrolase — protein MDLTWHGHSTWTVEIENTTFLIDPFFDNPHTDTDPGELDPDHVLLTHGHADHIADVDRFPGAHVVGTPEVTGYVADEYGVEDTTGMNLGGTVELGDAFVTMVRADHTNGLDTGYGASGGTPGGYVISETKPTQEADPDSTTFYHAGDTALMSEMRDVIAPFLEPDAAAVPTGDHFTMGPAQAAIAVDWLDVDYAFPMHYDSFPPIEIDTDDFVREVRATGSDAEAVVLGDDETFTIGE, from the coding sequence ATGGACCTCACCTGGCACGGTCACTCCACCTGGACGGTCGAGATCGAGAACACCACCTTCCTTATCGACCCGTTCTTCGACAACCCCCACACCGACACCGATCCCGGGGAACTGGACCCGGATCACGTGCTGCTCACGCACGGGCACGCCGACCACATCGCGGACGTGGATCGATTCCCGGGCGCTCACGTCGTCGGAACCCCGGAAGTCACGGGCTACGTCGCCGACGAGTACGGCGTCGAGGACACGACGGGAATGAACCTGGGTGGCACTGTCGAGCTGGGCGACGCGTTCGTGACGATGGTCCGCGCCGACCACACGAACGGCCTCGACACCGGCTACGGCGCCTCCGGGGGCACGCCTGGAGGCTACGTCATCTCCGAGACGAAGCCCACCCAGGAGGCCGACCCCGACAGCACGACGTTCTACCACGCCGGTGACACCGCCCTGATGTCGGAGATGAGGGACGTGATCGCGCCGTTCCTCGAGCCCGACGCGGCCGCGGTGCCGACGGGCGACCACTTCACGATGGGTCCGGCGCAGGCGGCCATCGCCGTCGACTGGCTCGACGTCGACTACGCGTTCCCGATGCACTACGACTCGTTCCCGCCGATCGAGATCGACACCGACGACTTCGTCCGCGAGGTGCGCGCGACCGGCAGCGACGCCGAGGCGGTCGTCCTCGGCGACGACGAGACGTTCACGATCGGCGAGTAG
- a CDS encoding OsmC family protein has protein sequence MSDIETSTVSEEGFTSTSEVGDFSLTVDALGEDGPDPNSVLVADYASCFLPAFRVGAKQRGHEDLGTVQIDAEADLDDDDDLEAIRFDIHVEADLDDETLADVVERAEGICHVHSALREELRADITTHADAF, from the coding sequence ATGTCAGACATCGAGACATCAACCGTCAGCGAAGAGGGTTTCACCAGCACGAGTGAGGTCGGCGACTTCTCGCTCACCGTCGACGCGCTCGGCGAGGACGGCCCCGACCCCAACTCCGTTCTGGTGGCCGACTACGCCTCCTGCTTCCTGCCCGCCTTCCGCGTCGGCGCAAAGCAGCGCGGGCACGAGGACCTCGGTACGGTCCAGATCGACGCCGAGGCCGACCTCGACGACGACGACGACCTCGAGGCGATCCGCTTCGACATTCACGTCGAGGCCGACCTCGACGACGAGACGCTCGCCGACGTGGTCGAGCGCGCCGAGGGCATCTGCCACGTCCACTCGGCGCTCCGCGAGGAACTCCGCGCCGACATCACGACCCACGCCGACGCCTTCTGA
- a CDS encoding ADP-ribosylglycohydrolase family protein, with product MTDSDSEPAEAADPSVARRDRARASLLALACGDALGRPVAGEAAAAVRDRYGRVTEMLGADGRRAGTTTAPTTAAVAAADRLLDPLGSFPSDLPVDSGPTTDVASPLAGVPFGLLTGTADDRAAAAAERAAASDTDPEPAVGETAAALAVVVGELVDGETIADAVSTAMSVAVARDAPVAVRETLSVVGDRGAVAIDPHGDRSATFETALHEAAAADDAEEAVVSAVSRGGNASALGAVAGAVAGARFGTDAIPPRWLNELDGSADYTALADALVATEIADPLGAGADGDA from the coding sequence GTGACCGATTCCGACTCCGAACCGGCGGAAGCGGCGGACCCGTCCGTCGCTCGCCGCGACCGCGCTCGCGCGAGCCTTCTCGCACTGGCCTGCGGCGACGCCCTCGGTCGCCCCGTCGCCGGCGAGGCCGCGGCCGCAGTTCGCGACCGCTACGGCCGCGTGACCGAGATGCTCGGCGCCGACGGCCGCCGGGCTGGAACGACCACCGCCCCCACGACCGCCGCCGTCGCGGCCGCCGACCGGCTCCTCGACCCTCTCGGGAGTTTCCCGTCGGACCTCCCGGTCGACTCCGGGCCGACGACCGACGTGGCCTCGCCCCTCGCCGGCGTCCCGTTCGGCCTCCTCACGGGGACCGCCGACGACCGAGCGGCGGCGGCAGCCGAGCGCGCCGCCGCGTCCGACACGGACCCCGAACCCGCGGTGGGGGAAACCGCGGCCGCGCTCGCGGTGGTCGTCGGCGAACTCGTCGACGGAGAGACGATCGCGGATGCGGTTTCGACGGCGATGTCCGTCGCCGTGGCGCGCGACGCCCCGGTTGCGGTGCGGGAGACGCTGTCGGTCGTCGGCGACCGCGGCGCCGTGGCCATCGATCCTCACGGCGACCGGTCGGCGACGTTCGAGACCGCGCTCCACGAGGCGGCCGCCGCGGACGACGCGGAGGAAGCGGTCGTCTCGGCGGTGAGCCGCGGCGGCAACGCGAGCGCGCTCGGCGCCGTCGCCGGCGCGGTCGCGGGAGCGCGCTTCGGCACGGACGCGATCCCCCCGCGCTGGCTGAACGAGCTCGACGGCTCGGCGGACTACACCGCGCTCGCCGACGCGCTCGTGGCGACGGAGATCGCGGACCCGCTCGGCGCCGGCGCCGACGGGGACGCCTGA
- a CDS encoding HAD-IIA family hydrolase: MIRGVVLDVDGTVVRGRNPLPGAPETVESLRDVGLDVCFCSNNPTKGPPAYVDRLGAAGIDARVDEVVTAADSTVAYLREHHADDALYVLGEGGLIDQLSAAGLSVTSDHSEATAGVVSIDRSFDYDELSRALTALGDGTPYVGTDPDRVIPGPDALVPGSGAVLNAVRGVLDHDPDAVLGKPSATARELVLDVLGHPPEECLVVGDRLDTDIALGADAGMTTALVLTGVTDREDVADSPYEPDHVLDDLRELDRVLDGEAAADATVEFSSGGSASADDR; this comes from the coding sequence GTGATACGCGGCGTCGTGCTCGATGTGGACGGAACGGTCGTGCGCGGACGTAACCCGCTCCCGGGAGCGCCGGAGACCGTCGAGTCCCTCCGCGATGTGGGCCTCGACGTCTGCTTCTGCTCGAACAACCCGACGAAGGGGCCGCCGGCGTACGTCGACCGACTGGGGGCCGCCGGGATCGACGCACGCGTCGACGAGGTGGTGACCGCCGCCGACAGCACGGTCGCGTACCTCCGCGAGCACCACGCCGACGACGCGTTGTACGTCCTCGGGGAGGGGGGCCTCATCGATCAGTTGTCGGCCGCGGGGCTGTCGGTCACCAGCGACCACAGCGAGGCGACCGCCGGCGTCGTCTCGATCGACCGCTCGTTCGACTACGACGAGCTCTCGCGGGCGCTGACGGCGCTCGGGGACGGAACGCCGTACGTCGGCACCGACCCGGACCGGGTGATCCCCGGACCGGACGCGCTGGTCCCCGGATCGGGCGCGGTGCTCAACGCCGTCCGAGGGGTGCTCGACCACGACCCCGACGCGGTGCTCGGAAAGCCGTCCGCGACCGCCCGCGAGTTGGTGCTCGACGTGCTCGGGCATCCGCCCGAGGAGTGCCTCGTCGTCGGCGATCGACTCGACACGGACATCGCCCTCGGCGCCGACGCCGGGATGACGACCGCGCTCGTCCTCACGGGCGTCACCGACCGCGAGGACGTCGCCGACTCGCCGTACGAGCCGGACCACGTCCTCGACGACCTCCGCGAACTCGACCGTGTGCTCGACGGGGAAGCCGCGGCGGACGCTACCGTCGAGTTCTCATCCGGCGGGTCGGCGAGCGCTGACGACCGGTAG
- a CDS encoding DJ-1/PfpI family protein, with translation MTGRTILELAGDFVEDYEVMVPYQALETVGHEVHAVAPEKAEGDSVKTAIHDFRGDQTYLEERGHDFVVDGAVGDVDPADYDALVVPGGRAPEYLRTNPDVLDVVRHFFEADKPVAALCHGPQILAAAGVLDGRRITAYPALEPEMEAAGCSWVDEVVVDGNLVTGQAWPDHAEWLAAFLNVLGTDIDHGVEPAAADD, from the coding sequence ATGACCGGCAGAACCATTCTCGAACTCGCGGGCGACTTCGTGGAGGACTACGAGGTCATGGTACCGTACCAGGCGCTGGAGACGGTGGGCCACGAGGTCCACGCCGTCGCGCCGGAGAAGGCGGAGGGAGACTCGGTGAAGACCGCGATCCATGACTTCCGCGGCGACCAGACGTACCTCGAGGAGCGCGGTCACGACTTCGTTGTCGACGGCGCGGTCGGGGACGTGGACCCGGCCGACTACGACGCGCTCGTCGTCCCCGGCGGGCGCGCGCCCGAGTACCTGCGCACGAATCCGGACGTGCTCGACGTGGTTCGGCACTTCTTCGAGGCCGACAAGCCCGTCGCGGCCCTCTGTCACGGCCCGCAGATACTCGCGGCCGCGGGCGTTCTCGACGGGCGGCGGATCACCGCCTATCCCGCGCTCGAACCGGAGATGGAGGCCGCGGGCTGTTCGTGGGTCGACGAGGTCGTCGTCGACGGGAACCTCGTCACTGGACAGGCGTGGCCGGACCACGCCGAATGGCTCGCTGCGTTCCTGAACGTGCTGGGAACCGACATCGACCACGGGGTCGAGCCCGCCGCCGCGGACGATTAG
- a CDS encoding GTP cyclohydrolase III, which yields MTAAQLTLVQIDNYGPWTVTPEPRREMDLQTLQSRLFADIAQYIGNRGGYVFFTRFDNMVAVTNGLDRQDHELLQESVGNRYPVTVSLGVGVDEVPIDALETATERVQAAGSAQSSDRSEALAGEFRGGDPADDDVHVAHFDVNDATGKYTDRLNEFDSFINIEQGYASLMKYMREEHGALSFFVGGDNVIAACPDLSHDDYTGAIDHVAADADVQLKVGVGSGATPHEAGFAAKHALEDCRYEGTVVEFA from the coding sequence GTGACCGCCGCGCAGCTGACGTTGGTGCAGATCGACAACTACGGCCCGTGGACAGTGACGCCGGAGCCGCGTCGGGAGATGGACCTCCAGACGCTGCAGTCGCGCCTGTTCGCGGACATCGCACAGTACATCGGCAACCGGGGCGGCTACGTCTTCTTCACCCGCTTCGACAACATGGTCGCGGTGACGAACGGCCTCGACCGACAGGATCACGAACTGCTTCAGGAGTCCGTGGGGAACCGGTATCCCGTCACCGTGAGTCTCGGTGTCGGCGTCGACGAGGTGCCGATCGACGCCCTCGAAACCGCGACCGAGCGCGTGCAAGCGGCCGGCTCGGCGCAGTCGTCGGACCGCAGCGAGGCGCTCGCCGGCGAGTTCCGCGGGGGCGACCCGGCGGACGACGACGTCCACGTCGCGCACTTCGACGTGAACGACGCGACCGGCAAGTACACCGACCGACTCAACGAGTTCGACTCGTTCATCAACATCGAGCAGGGGTACGCCTCGCTGATGAAGTACATGCGCGAGGAACACGGCGCGCTCTCCTTCTTCGTCGGCGGCGACAACGTCATCGCGGCGTGCCCGGACCTCTCACACGACGACTACACGGGGGCCATCGACCACGTCGCCGCGGACGCCGACGTCCAGCTCAAGGTCGGCGTCGGCTCGGGCGCGACGCCCCACGAGGCCGGCTTCGCGGCGAAGCACGCCCTCGAGGACTGCCGGTACGAGGGCACGGTCGTCGAGTTCGCCTGA
- a CDS encoding PHP domain-containing protein: MADAAAEAGLSGIGIADHCVVSEEPAEDRYRREMGFNLDLTYERRRDAIDRLRDRVDVRLFDAVELDYEPRDEAAIASFLDEAAFDYAIGSVHDLEDVNVHVREHFAGKPERERRALVDEYFEKLVALAESELFAIAAHPDLVERNPALRGLATREHYERAAAAFAESRTVPELNAGRVLDEYGEFHPSPDFLDALADHGAAVAVGTDSHRPDVIAPRVERIEAELAERGLEPVEVTDGPDAA; encoded by the coding sequence ATGGCCGACGCCGCCGCGGAGGCGGGGCTGTCCGGGATCGGCATCGCGGACCACTGCGTCGTCTCGGAAGAGCCGGCCGAGGACCGCTACCGCCGCGAGATGGGGTTCAATCTGGATCTCACCTACGAACGGCGCCGGGACGCGATCGACCGGCTTCGCGACCGCGTCGACGTACGCCTGTTCGACGCCGTGGAGCTGGACTACGAACCCCGCGACGAGGCCGCGATCGCGTCGTTCCTCGACGAGGCGGCGTTCGACTACGCGATCGGGAGCGTCCACGACCTGGAGGACGTGAACGTCCACGTCCGCGAGCACTTCGCGGGCAAGCCCGAACGGGAACGTCGCGCGCTCGTCGACGAGTACTTCGAGAAGCTGGTCGCGCTCGCGGAGTCGGAGCTGTTCGCGATCGCGGCACACCCGGACCTCGTTGAGCGCAATCCCGCCTTACGCGGGCTCGCGACACGGGAGCACTACGAGCGGGCGGCCGCGGCGTTCGCCGAGTCGCGGACCGTCCCCGAGCTGAACGCCGGCCGCGTGCTCGACGAGTACGGCGAGTTCCACCCCTCGCCGGACTTTCTCGACGCGCTGGCCGACCACGGCGCCGCCGTCGCGGTCGGGACGGACAGCCATCGGCCGGACGTGATCGCCCCCCGAGTGGAGCGAATCGAGGCGGAGCTAGCCGAACGCGGGTTGGAGCCGGTAGAGGTGACCGACGGACCGGACGCGGCCTGA